A stretch of DNA from Synechococcus sp. PROS-9-1:
GATGCTTCTTCGCTTGATGTCAAGACTCAAGTCGTAGCAACTCAATTGCTCCTAGGCGAGTGAGCGCTTGCTTGTTGAATTGAATCAATATCTAAAAGGCTTGACAGTCTTCTGAGTTGTTTCATTTTCTTTCGCAATCCATGCGCTGTTCCCTATGGCATCATTCTTTATGTCTTTGATTAATCACTGTGCCAATCAATGGAATAATTACACCTAGAGATAACAAGCCAATGATCATCTTATCCTTCCAAGACTGCTCATTTTGAAAGTGAACCTGTCTCTCTCTCGCATGTGATCTATGCAGAGGCCAGGCTTTTACTCAACAGTCCGTGTCTTTATGAGCATTTTCTTTGTCCAGGTTGGTTCCTAGACCACCTGCCACCTCTCTTTGAACAATGCCAGGCCAGAATGACTAAGTAGCTCACTTGCTTGCCGTTCCCAATGCCCTCCAAGCCCCGGAACCGAGTTGGTGAGGTATACGGAAAGCTCACGGTTTTCCGTACTTCAGAGCGTCGCACCAAAAGCGGAAATGCCTATTGGTGGTGTCGATGTTCTTGTGGTCAGGATCGTGAGGTTCCAGGTGACAAGCTTTCGCATAATTCAGCCCGTAAGAAGCCAATAGTGACCGCCTGCTTGGATTGTTCTCGAGAATTTCAAGTTGAAGGTGTCTGCGCCAAAAATGACCGTGAAGAGCATCAACGACGAATTGATGCAGAGCAGCGGCGATCTCAACTGAAAGGTGACGTTCCCGATGGATGGCTATCTCTGCCGCTTACAGATGCCCATGCAAGGGAGTTGGGTCAAGTGTTGTTTTTTCGGGGCACACTATGCCTCCGAGGGCATCTTGCGCCGTATCGAATTAATGGTGGTTGTTTGACCTGCTCTGGTCAAAAGCCTTCTGCGGCTGTTGATCGTTGTGCAGCATCTGATTGATTGCGGACAACCACTCCTCTGCTTTTACCCTTACAGGGTTTGTATTGCTTTCAGCTCGATCGAGTTGTATCTGGATGAAGACTGCACCATCGCGATCTTGCTCTACCTTGAAGCCGCCAATGCGTTCAGGTTCGGTGATGATGACTAGGTGCTCGCAAACATCCACTACGAATTAATGAACGTCTCAAAGCCCAGGCTCGAAGAGAGCGAACAAATCCGTAAAGAGTTTGGATGTGATGGGATGTGGAAGACCCAAATCACCATCCCTGTCACCTTCACTGTCGAGGTCTTCGGCAACAAGGGGCAAACCTCAGAAGAATGGCT
This window harbors:
- a CDS encoding early protein (E6), coding for MPSKPRNRVGEVYGKLTVFRTSERRTKSGNAYWWCRCSCGQDREVPGDKLSHNSARKKPIVTACLDCSREFQVEGVCAKNDREEHQRRIDAEQRRSQLKGDVPDGWLSLPLTDAHARELGQVLFFRGTLCLRGHLAPYRINGGCLTCSGQKPSAAVDRCAASD